A stretch of Vigna angularis cultivar LongXiaoDou No.4 chromosome 4, ASM1680809v1, whole genome shotgun sequence DNA encodes these proteins:
- the LOC108329897 gene encoding DNA-binding protein BIN4, with protein MSSSRESSPDWLRSFQVPSHSPLALSSDSGSLRDGKSRIEDKTDNEGSSPKSSQSLKVTGSKRKTPVSPEVESQTLSKRKKLDKKKANEGNKEGKKSASESNIDKNIEHKGYIHSVLTLSSDSESFHDHSPKGDHTDQVKTSQPQLSGEEDSADGLVFRNVGKYPSKKGSEEKSSQKQIDTDSHTPVKGKKIKGSEKGKSSGGDVNVEEEETFGKLSESNVSSSRLPLMLSEKVHRTKALIECQGDSIDLSGDMGAVGRIIISDSPSGDQEMYLDLKGTIYKTSIVPSRTFCVVSFGQSEAKIEAIMNDFIQLKPQSNVYEAETMVEGTLDGFFFDSDEEAGKMQKSTNQTDQQENGEEQANGKSKGKADKTSGAEKKRGRNTGGRAQAKVAKKKTPGSKRSKTKK; from the exons ATGAGCAGTTCAAGGGAGAGCTCCCCGGATTGGTTGCGTTCTTTTCAG GTGCCGTCTCATTCGCCTTTGGCACTGTCCTCTGATTCTGGGTCTTTACGGGATGGTAAATCTCGGATTGAGGATAAAACTGACAATGAAGGGTCTTCTCCAAAGTCTTCCCAATCTTTGAAGGTTACCGGAAGCAAGAGAAAGACACCAGTGAGTCCAGAAGTTGAAAGTCAAACACTatccaaaagaaagaaattagaTAAGAAGAAGGCCAATGAAG GAAACAAAGAGGGGAAAAAATCAGCGAGTGAATCAAACATCGACAAGAATATAGAACATAAA GGATATATTCATTCAGTTTTGACACTGTCATCAGATTCTGAGTCATTCCATGATCATAGCCCAAAAGGAGATCATACTGATCAAGTTAAAACCTCTCAGCCACAATTATCAGGTGAAGAAGACAGTGCAGATGGACTTGTTTTTAGAAATGTGGGAAAGTATCCATCCAAAAAGGGTTCAGAAGAAAAGTCTTCACAAAAACAAATAGATACCGACAGTCATACACCAGTTAAAgggaagaaaattaaaggaagtGAAAAGGGAAAAAGTAGTGGTGGAGATGTGAATGTTGAAGAGGAAGAAACTTTTGGAAAGCTTTCTGAATCAAAT GTTTCCTCCAGCAGGTTGCCTTTGATGCTTTCTGAGAAAGTCCATCGTACAAAG GCACTCATTGAGTGTCAAGGTGATTCCATAGATCTGAGTGGTGATATGGGTGCTGTTGGACGGATTATAATTTCAGACTCACCATCTGGGGATCAGGAAATGTATTTAGACTTGAAAG GAACAATATACAAAACATCAATAGTTCCTAGCCGGACGTTTTGTGTT gTTAGTTTTGGGCAGTCAGAGGCCAAG ATCGAGGCCATCATGAATGATTTCATACAGCTGAAGCCACAGTCTAATGTGTACGAAGCCGAAACTATGGTTGAAG GGACACTGGATGGTTTCTTCTTTGATTCGGATGAGGAGGCTGGCAAGATGCAGAAATCAACCAACCAAACTGATCAACAAGAGAATGGTGAGGAACAAGCTAATGGTAAATCCAAAGGGAAGGCTGACAAAACATCA GGTGCTGAAAAGAAAAGAGGTAGAAATACAGGAGGAAGAGCACAAGCAAAGGTAGCAAAGAAAAAAACTCCAGGTTCCAAAAGGTCAAAGACCAAGAAATGA
- the LOC108329898 gene encoding pathogenesis-related thaumatin-like protein 3.5 isoform X2 — translation MTTKTSWKLTSLLILFTFLTCSFSYTFTIINNCPQTIWPGTLAGSGSPPLATTGFRLDTGQSIKLTTVPGWSGRIWARTGCKFDTAGVGRCQTGDCGGRLECEGNGAAPPTSLFEITLGAGNGQDYYDVSMVDGYNLPLLALPRGVHGGACNATGCITDINRGCPAELQVLGGVQNQGVVGCRSACEAFKLDKYCCSGEFANPNTCQPSYYSTLFKKACPRAYSYAFDDGTSTFTCKAYEYDIVFCPNSNGIGRPNPASPPPPIRQPYWKHHQVTSSTNILLPFPAPIFLLVLTLTFLAFVTHGK, via the exons ATGACAACAAAGACATCCTGGAAACTAACCAGTTTGCTCATTCTCTTTACATTCTTGACTTGTTCTTTCTCATACACATTCACCATCATCAACAACTGTCCACAAACTATATGGCCTGGTACACTTGCAGGTTCAGGGAGTCCTCCACTTGCAACAACCGGATTCCGGTTGGACACGGGTCAAAGCATCAAACTCACGACTGTCCCAGGTTGGTCAGGACGGATATGGGCAAGGACTGGTTGTAAATTTGATACAGCCGGAGTTGGCAGATGCCAAACAGGTGACTGTGGAGGAAGGCTGGAATGTGAGGGAAATGGTGCTGCTCCTCCTACCTCACTGTTTGAGATAACACTTGGTGCAGGCAATGGACAAGACTACTATGATGTTAGCATGGTAGATGGTTACAATTTGCCATTACTCGCTCTACCACGAGGTGTACATGGTGGTGCCTGTAATGCGACAGGTTGTATTACTGATATTAACAGAG GTTGCCCAGCAGAACTTCAAGTATTAGGAGGTGTCCAAAATCAAGGGGTAGTGGGGTGTAGGAGTGCTTGTGAGGCATTCAAGTTGGATAAGTACTGCTGCAGTGGAGAATTTGCAAATCCAAATACATGCCAGCCTTCATATTATTCAACCTTATTCAAGAAGGCTTGTCCAAGAGCTTATAGCTATGCGTTTGACGATGGCACCAGCACTTTCACTTGCAAAGCATACGAATACGATATTGTTTTCTGTCCCAACAGCAACGG AATCGGAAGACCAAATCCTGCATCTCCACCTCCACCAATTAGACAGCCCTATTGGAAGCATCACCAGGTCACTTcctcaacaaatattttattacccTTTCCAGCGCCAATCTTTCTCTTGGTTCTCACTCTTACTTTCTTGGCATTTGTAACACACGgcaaatga
- the LOC108329898 gene encoding pathogenesis-related thaumatin-like protein 3.5 isoform X1, whose translation MTTKTSWKLTSLLILFTFLTCSFSYTFTIINNCPQTIWPGTLAGSGSPPLATTGFRLDTGQSIKLTTVPGWSGRIWARTGCKFDTAGVGRCQTGDCGGRLECEGNGAAPPTSLFEITLGAGNGQDYYDVSMVDGYNLPLLALPRGVHGGACNATGCITDINRGCPAELQVLGGVQNQGVVGCRSACEAFKLDKYCCSGEFANPNTCQPSYYSTLFKKACPRAYSYAFDDGTSTFTCKAYEYDIVFCPNSNGYTLHIIALIQLISFPIQFISNFPYFHRRRTITNILHYHTESEDQILHLHLHQLDSPIGSITRSLPQQIFYYPFQRQSFSWFSLLLSWHL comes from the exons ATGACAACAAAGACATCCTGGAAACTAACCAGTTTGCTCATTCTCTTTACATTCTTGACTTGTTCTTTCTCATACACATTCACCATCATCAACAACTGTCCACAAACTATATGGCCTGGTACACTTGCAGGTTCAGGGAGTCCTCCACTTGCAACAACCGGATTCCGGTTGGACACGGGTCAAAGCATCAAACTCACGACTGTCCCAGGTTGGTCAGGACGGATATGGGCAAGGACTGGTTGTAAATTTGATACAGCCGGAGTTGGCAGATGCCAAACAGGTGACTGTGGAGGAAGGCTGGAATGTGAGGGAAATGGTGCTGCTCCTCCTACCTCACTGTTTGAGATAACACTTGGTGCAGGCAATGGACAAGACTACTATGATGTTAGCATGGTAGATGGTTACAATTTGCCATTACTCGCTCTACCACGAGGTGTACATGGTGGTGCCTGTAATGCGACAGGTTGTATTACTGATATTAACAGAG GTTGCCCAGCAGAACTTCAAGTATTAGGAGGTGTCCAAAATCAAGGGGTAGTGGGGTGTAGGAGTGCTTGTGAGGCATTCAAGTTGGATAAGTACTGCTGCAGTGGAGAATTTGCAAATCCAAATACATGCCAGCCTTCATATTATTCAACCTTATTCAAGAAGGCTTGTCCAAGAGCTTATAGCTATGCGTTTGACGATGGCACCAGCACTTTCACTTGCAAAGCATACGAATACGATATTGTTTTCTGTCCCAACAGCAACGGGTACACACTACACATCATCGCACTCATTCAATTAATTTCCTTTCCCATTCAATTTATTTCCAATTTTCCATACTTTCACAGGAGAAGAACCATTACTAACATTTTACATTACCACACAGAATCGGAAGACCAAATCCTGCATCTCCACCTCCACCAATTAGACAGCCCTATTGGAAGCATCACCAGGTCACTTcctcaacaaatattttattacccTTTCCAGCGCCAATCTTTCTCTTGGTTCTCACTCTTACTTTCTTGGCATTTGTAA